The Anoplopoma fimbria isolate UVic2021 breed Golden Eagle Sablefish chromosome 5, Afim_UVic_2022, whole genome shotgun sequence genome contains a region encoding:
- the ch25h gene encoding cholesterol 25-hydroxylase-like protein gives MLLQPLWTFLLGHSSLLLSPVFPVLFSLSVYLFCCVPFLLLDLLSSRWALVRRYKLQPQSSVSWASMRSCLALTLYNHVVFILPLTLIHWYLRPVNLPQEAPPLPRLVAQVLVCLLLFDFQSFIWHLLHHRVPWLYRNFHKVHHTFSSTSALTTEHSGAWETLSLGFFAAVNPFLLGCHPLTELAFFVLNIWLSVEDHCGYDLPCSTHRLVPLGLYGGARHHDLHHLKNRCNYAPYFTHWDRLAGTLYTQD, from the exons atgctgctgcagcctcTCTGGACGTTCCTCCTGGGACACTCGTCCCTCCTGCTCTCACCGGTGTTCCCCGTCCTCTTCTCACTCTCCGTCTACCTGTTCTGCTGCGTCCCCTTCCTGCTGCTGGACCTGCTGTCCTCCAGGTGGGCTCTGGTGCGCAGGTACAAGCTGCAGCCTCAGAGCTCTGTGAGCTGGGCCTCCATGCGGAGCTGCCTGGCTCTGACGCTCTACAACCACGTGGTCTTCATCCTCCCGCTGACCCTGATCCACTGGTACCTGAGGCCGGTCAATCTGCCTCAGGAGGCCCCGCCCCTCCCCCGCCTGGTGGCCCAGGTGCTGGTTTGCCTGCTGCTCTTCGACTTCCAGAGCTTCATCTGGCACCTGCTGCACCACAGAGTCCCCTGGCTCTACCGCAACTTCCACAAG gtgcaccacaccttctcctccacctcggCCCTCACCACGGAGCACTCTGGAGCCTGGGAGACTCTCAGTCTGGGCTTCTTCGCCGCCGTGAACCCCTTCCTGCTGGGCTGCCACCCACTGACGGAGCTGGCCTTCTTCGTGCTGAACATCTGGCTCTCGGTGGAGGATCACTGTGGCTACGACCTTCCCTGCTCCACCCACCGCCTGGTGCCTCTGGGGCTGTACGGGGGGGCCCGCCACCACGACCTCCACCATCTCAAGAACAGGTGCAACTACGCCCCTTACTTCACCCACTGGGACCGGCTGGCCGGGACGCTGTACACACAAGACTGA